From Streptomyces sp. NBC_00775, one genomic window encodes:
- a CDS encoding fatty acid desaturase family protein encodes MSTTAVPVTLFESLEDHMEPLGEELDRIRAEIVAARGAEDARYIRTVIAVQRGLETGGRAALAVSLFPPAWLVGTAMLTIAKILENMELGHNILHGQWDWMGDPAIHSTTWEWDFLTPADAWKHTHNHLHHTYTNVVGLDRDLGYTILRMSPDQPWHPVHLLQPLYTALLAPVFEWGIAVYDLEADALPSGRKSVRAFLGDLAGLARKAVRQAAKDYVLFPLLAGPSALPCLAGNVTANGLRNIWAHTVIFCGHFPGDVQTFSYEEEQLDGETRSQWYLRQIQGSANIEGGSLLHILTGNLSHQIEHHVFPDLPSNRYAELAPRVREICARHEITYASGPLWRQYASMWGRVLRHAVPDGSRKP; translated from the coding sequence ATGTCCACAACTGCCGTACCAGTCACCCTCTTTGAGTCGCTCGAAGATCACATGGAGCCGCTCGGCGAGGAGCTCGACCGGATCCGCGCCGAGATCGTCGCGGCGCGCGGCGCGGAGGACGCCCGCTACATCCGTACGGTGATCGCCGTCCAGCGCGGCCTGGAGACCGGCGGCCGCGCCGCCCTCGCCGTATCCCTCTTTCCGCCCGCCTGGCTCGTGGGCACCGCGATGCTGACCATCGCCAAGATCCTGGAGAACATGGAGCTGGGCCACAACATCCTGCACGGCCAGTGGGACTGGATGGGCGACCCGGCGATCCACTCCACCACCTGGGAGTGGGACTTCCTCACCCCCGCCGACGCCTGGAAGCACACTCACAACCACCTGCACCACACCTACACCAACGTCGTCGGCCTCGACCGGGATCTCGGCTACACGATCCTGCGCATGAGCCCGGACCAGCCCTGGCATCCGGTCCACCTCCTCCAGCCGCTGTACACCGCACTGCTCGCCCCCGTCTTCGAGTGGGGCATCGCCGTCTACGACCTGGAGGCCGACGCCCTGCCGTCAGGGCGCAAGAGCGTGCGGGCCTTCCTCGGCGACCTGGCCGGCCTGGCCCGCAAGGCCGTGCGCCAGGCGGCCAAGGACTACGTCCTCTTCCCCCTGCTCGCGGGCCCGTCCGCGCTGCCCTGCCTGGCCGGCAACGTCACCGCGAACGGGCTTCGCAACATCTGGGCGCACACCGTGATCTTCTGCGGCCACTTCCCGGGCGACGTCCAGACCTTCTCCTACGAGGAGGAACAGCTTGACGGAGAGACCCGCAGCCAGTGGTACCTGCGCCAGATCCAGGGCTCGGCGAACATCGAGGGCGGCTCCCTCCTCCACATACTCACCGGCAACCTGAGCCACCAGATCGAGCACCACGTCTTCCCCGACCTGCCCAGCAACCGCTACGCCGAACTCGCGCCACGGGTGCGCGAGATCTGCGCCCGGCACGAGATCACGTACGCGAGCGGGCCGCTGTGGCGCCAGTACGCGTCCATGTGGGGCCGCGTCCTTCGGCACGCGGTGCCGGACGGATCACGGAAGCCGTAG
- a CDS encoding PRC-barrel domain-containing protein, with the protein MIQAADIREWRTYDVVDPKGHKIGVLEAVYVDTTTDEPAVITVRTGLPARRRLVFVPLDDALLGPDYVKISYTRSLVRKAPSIGTDDILPAEQEEAIFQYYGMTYQPGAGGERKLARR; encoded by the coding sequence ATGATCCAGGCAGCCGACATCCGCGAGTGGCGCACCTATGACGTGGTCGACCCGAAGGGGCACAAGATCGGCGTGCTCGAAGCGGTCTACGTGGACACCACCACCGACGAACCAGCCGTGATCACCGTACGGACCGGGCTGCCGGCTCGCCGACGCCTGGTCTTCGTACCCCTCGACGACGCACTCCTGGGGCCGGACTACGTAAAGATCTCCTACACCAGGAGCCTGGTGAGGAAGGCTCCTTCGATCGGCACGGACGACATCCTGCCCGCCGAGCAGGAGGAAGCGATCTTCCAGTACTACGGCATGACATACCAGCCGGGCGCGGGCGGCGAACGAAAGCTCGCACGCCGCTGA
- a CDS encoding ANTAR domain-containing protein, whose product MSESGPTATSSIPEGHKIGALAGLSQGRLCQNAGEAGSFDAAGKRQLLELRDRNEQLKRAPARRAVIDRACGMVMAMAPCSSERAWDLLVDVSQHCNDKLRDVALCAARLLELEHRPGPPRPQSHGQ is encoded by the coding sequence ATGTCCGAGAGTGGCCCAACTGCGACATCGTCGATACCTGAGGGCCACAAGATCGGTGCGCTCGCCGGGTTGTCTCAAGGTCGGTTATGTCAGAACGCTGGTGAAGCAGGCTCCTTCGATGCAGCCGGTAAGAGGCAACTCCTCGAACTGCGGGACAGGAATGAGCAGTTGAAGAGAGCGCCGGCACGTCGTGCAGTGATCGACCGGGCGTGCGGCATGGTGATGGCCATGGCGCCGTGTTCCAGCGAGCGGGCGTGGGACCTGCTGGTGGACGTGTCGCAGCACTGCAACGACAAGCTCCGGGACGTGGCCCTTTGCGCAGCCCGCCTCCTGGAACTCGAACACCGGCCTGGGCCCCCTCGCCCCCAAAGCCACGGACAGTAG
- a CDS encoding ANTAR domain-containing protein: protein MHRTAMLPKDWWNPRAETSAEDPAGQDDVVALRAEIDQLRRTLAGRAVVDQACGMVMILAPCRREPAKNLLVDISRQCNTKLPDVAAALVAAWEGEPLSRVMQRGLRRALRRLYGEDRGCDSPPVDEPSGKGRS from the coding sequence ATGCATCGCACAGCCATGCTTCCGAAGGACTGGTGGAATCCGCGGGCCGAGACCTCGGCGGAGGACCCGGCGGGTCAGGATGATGTCGTGGCGCTGCGCGCCGAGATCGATCAGCTGCGGCGGACGCTGGCCGGCCGTGCGGTCGTCGACCAGGCCTGCGGCATGGTGATGATCCTGGCCCCCTGCCGCCGTGAGCCGGCCAAGAACCTGCTGGTGGACATCTCGCGGCAGTGCAACACCAAACTTCCGGACGTGGCAGCGGCTCTGGTCGCCGCCTGGGAGGGGGAGCCGCTCTCGCGGGTGATGCAGCGGGGGCTGCGGCGTGCGCTGCGGCGGCTCTACGGGGAAGACCGAGGGTGTGACTCGCCACCGGTGGATGAGCCGTCCGGAAAGGGAAGGTCATGA
- a CDS encoding hydrophobic protein has protein sequence MILWILLLLLILVVFGFGFTLQVLWWVAAVLLIVWIAGFAMRGRGGGRRRYSRR, from the coding sequence ATGATCCTGTGGATCCTTCTCCTTCTGCTGATCCTGGTGGTGTTCGGGTTCGGCTTCACCCTGCAGGTCCTTTGGTGGGTCGCCGCCGTCCTGCTGATCGTCTGGATCGCCGGCTTCGCGATGCGCGGGCGCGGCGGTGGCAGGCGCCGGTACAGCCGCAGGTAG
- a CDS encoding MBL fold metallo-hydrolase encodes MTARIEHLVTSGTFSLDGGTWDVDNNVWIVGDDTEAVVIDAAHDAAAIAEALGGRALRAIVCTHAHNDHIDAAPELADRTGAPILLHGDDLPLWKQTHPERSPDGELADGQVVTVAGVELTVLHTPGHAPGAVCLYAPGLKALFSGDTLFAGGPGATGRSYSHFPTIVDSIRVRLLTLPGDTVVHTGHGDTTTVDAEAPHLQEWIDRGF; translated from the coding sequence ATGACCGCGCGCATCGAGCATCTGGTCACCTCGGGGACGTTCTCCCTGGACGGCGGTACCTGGGACGTCGACAACAACGTCTGGATCGTCGGCGACGACACCGAGGCCGTCGTCATCGACGCCGCGCATGACGCCGCGGCGATCGCCGAAGCCCTCGGCGGACGTGCGCTGCGGGCCATCGTGTGCACCCACGCCCACAACGACCACATCGACGCGGCCCCCGAACTCGCCGACCGTACCGGCGCTCCGATCCTGCTCCACGGCGACGACCTGCCGCTGTGGAAGCAGACCCACCCGGAGCGGTCACCCGACGGCGAACTGGCCGACGGGCAGGTCGTCACGGTGGCCGGTGTCGAGCTGACCGTGCTGCACACCCCCGGGCACGCCCCCGGCGCGGTGTGCCTGTACGCGCCGGGCCTGAAGGCACTCTTCAGCGGTGACACGCTCTTCGCGGGCGGACCGGGGGCGACGGGAAGGTCGTACAGCCATTTCCCGACCATCGTCGACTCGATCCGGGTCCGGCTGCTGACGCTGCCGGGCGACACGGTCGTGCACACCGGCCACGGGGACACGACCACCGTCGACGCCGAGGCCCCGCATCTTCAGGAGTGGATCGACCGCGGGTTCTGA